The following coding sequences lie in one Arachis ipaensis cultivar K30076 chromosome B03, Araip1.1, whole genome shotgun sequence genomic window:
- the LOC107630518 gene encoding protein MEI2-like 3 isoform X2 — protein MKQSFDPSSLGPSKIASINIPRGVGCSARGVSSGSDSYHASSDASLFSSSLPVLPHEKLNINDTENGYQSVDDISSGFEKLQDKGSLEGVGAHAVGTTLPDDEEELLAGIMDDFDLSGLPGSLEDLEEYDLFGDMDLDPDQDGFSAGMSKLNFSDSVVSNGLPHYSFPNGVGTVAGEHPYGEHPSRTLFVRNINSNVEDSELRALFEQYGDIRTLYTACKHRGFVMISYYDIRAARTAMRALQNKPLRRRKLDIHFSIPKDNPSDKDINQGTLVVFNLDPSVSNEDLRQIFGAYGEVKEIRETPHKRHHKFIEYYDVRAAEAALKSLNRSDIAGKRIKLEPSRPGGARRNLLLQLNQELDQDEARNFRYQVGSPVANSPPGNWMQFTSPVEQNSMQTISHSPGSRIMSPTTGSHLPGLASILQPQVSNTVKGATIGKDFGRSNHGEHIFTSMNSTQGTTFQSHSLPEPKFSQYRGSLSLFGPSTSKSNESSMETLSGAQFLWGSPTLYSERNKPLAWPRPAAVHPFTSNGKGHGFPYSSQSTSYVGASHHHNDHHVGSAPSGLPLERHFGFPESPETSIMNNVGYGGMGLGHTDGNYMVKTSGSVNAGITIPRNISENGSSNLRMRSSPRLSPVFLGSGPYAGLPPTIMDSLTDRSQSRWIENNESQVDSKKQFQLDLDKIKCGEDTRTTLMIKNIPNKYTSKMLLAAIDENHRGTYDFLYLPIDFKTFNGKKWEKFNSEKVASLAYARIQGKTALVSHFQNSSLMNEDKRCRPILFHSEGPETSDQIIQEHLPSNILECSGT, from the exons ATGAAGCAGTCTTTTGATCCTTCATCTTTGG GTCCTTCAAAGATTGCATCCATAAATATACCTAGAGGAGTGGGGTGCAGTGCACGGGGGGTTTCATCTGGATCTGATTCATACCATGCGTCATCTGATGCTAGTCTCTTTTCCAGTTCATTACCTGTTCTTCCACACGAAAAGT TGAACATAAATGATACTGAAAATGGTTATCAATCTGTTGATGACATCTCATCTGGCTTTGAAAAGCTTCAAGACAAGGGTTCATTAGAAGGTGTCGGTGCTCATGCAGTGGGAACCACGCTTCCTGATGATGAAGAGGAGCTTTTGGCCGGCATAATGGATGATTTTGATCTAAGTGGTTTACCTGGTTCTCTTGAGGACTTGGAAGAGTATGATCTTTTTGGAGATATGGATCTAGATCCTGATCAGGATGGTTTCAGTGCGGGCATGTCCAAATTGAACTTCTCCGATAGTGTTGTTAGCAATGGTTTGCCTCATTATTCTTTTCCTAATGGTGTTGGAACTGTTGCTGGAGAACATCCATATGGAGAGCATCCTTCTCGAACGCTATTTGTCCGAAATATTAACAGCAACGTGGAGGATTCAGAGCTGAGAGCTCTTTTTGAG CAATATGGTGATATTAGAACCCTCTATACTGCATGTAAACATCGGGGTTTTGTAATGATATCCTATTATGACATCCGTGCTGCTCGAACAGCTATGCGTGCATTACAAAACAAACCTCTGCGTCGCAGGAAACTTGACATACATTTCTCAATACCAAAG GATAACCCATCAGACAAGGATATCAACCAAGGAACCTTGGTGGTTTTCAATTTGGATCCATCTGTTTCAAATGAAGACCTCCGTCAAATATTTGGGGCTTATGGAGAAGTCAAAGAG ATAAGGGAAACTCCTCACAAGAGGCATCATAAGTTCATTGAATATTATGATGTCAGAGCTGCAGAAGCAGCACTAAAATCATTAAATAGAAGTGACATAGCTGGTAAACGGATAAAGCTGGAGCCTAGTCGGCCTGGAGGAGCTCGTCGAAA TTTATTGCTCCAACTAAATCAAGAGCTTGATCAAGATGAAGCTCGGAACTTTCGGTATCAAGTGGGTTCACCTGTGGCCAACTCTCCACCAG GTAACTGGATGCAGTTCACTAGTCCTGTCGAGCAGAATTCTATGCAAACGATCAGTCATTCTCCTGGCTCTAGGATCATGAGCCCAACAACTGGTAGCCACTTGCCAGGGCTGGCTTCAATTTTGCAACCTCAGGTATCGAATACTGTGAAGGGTGCAACTATCGGCAAGGACTTTGGAAGGAGCAATCACGGAGAGCACATTTTTACCAGTATGAATTCAACGCAAGGAACTACTTTTCAGTCACATTCACTTCCAGAGCCAAAATTCAGCCAATATCGTGGATCTTTGTCCTTGTTTGGTCCATCAACATCAAAATCAAATGAATCTTCGATGGAAACCTTGTCTGGGGCACAGTTTTTATGGGGAAGTCCAACCCTTTACTCAGAGCGTAATAAGCCTTTAGCTTGGCCAAGACCAGCTGCGGTGCATCCATTTACATCAAATGGCAAGGGGCATGGCTTCCCATACTCAAGTCAAAGTACTTCCTACGTTGGGGCATCCCATCATCATAACGATCATCATGTTGGTTCTGCTCCATCAGGTTTGCCACTAGAGAGGCACTTTGGTTTTCCTGAGTCACCTGAAACTTCGATCATGAATAATGTTGGTTATGGAGGCATGGGTCTGGGGCACACTGATGGAAATTACATGGTTAAAACAAGTGGGTCTGTTAATGCTGGCATTACTATTCCGAGAAATATTTCTGAGAACGGTTCATCAAACCTTAGAATGAGATCTTCTCCTAGGCTTAGCCCCGTGTTTTTGGGCAGTGGTCCATATGCAGGACTACCACCTACTATCATGGATAGTTTGACCGACCGTTCTCAGAGCAGATGGATTGAGAACAATGAAAGCCAAGTTGATAGCAAGAAGCAATTCCAGCTTGATTTGGATAAGATTAAATGTGGTGAAGATACAAGGACTACATTAATGATAAAGAATATTCCAAATAA GTACACTTCAAAAATGTTATTAGCTGCCATTGATGAAAATCACAGGGGTACATATGATTTTCTCTATCTCCCAATTGACTTTAAG ACATTCAATGGGAAGAAATGGGAGAAGTTTAATAGTGAAAAGGTTGCATCTTTGGCATATGCTCGAATACAAGGGAAGACTGCACTTGTGAGCCATTTCCAAAATTCAAGTTTGATGAATGAAGACAAGCGCTGCCGCCCAATTCTCTTCCACTCAGAGGGTCCCGAGACGAGTGATCAG ATCATACAAGAGCATCTTCCCTCCAACATTTTGGAATGTTCAGGCACTTAA
- the LOC107630518 gene encoding protein MEI2-like 5 isoform X1: MKQSFDPSSLGPSKIASINIPRGVGCSARGVSSGSDSYHASSDASLFSSSLPVLPHEKLNINDTENGYQSVDDISSGFEKLQDKGSLEGVGAHAVGTTLPDDEEELLAGIMDDFDLSGLPGSLEDLEEYDLFGDMDLDPDQDGFSAGMSKLNFSDSVVSNGLPHYSFPNGVGTVAGEHPYGEHPSRTLFVRNINSNVEDSELRALFEQYGDIRTLYTACKHRGFVMISYYDIRAARTAMRALQNKPLRRRKLDIHFSIPKDNPSDKDINQGTLVVFNLDPSVSNEDLRQIFGAYGEVKEIRETPHKRHHKFIEYYDVRAAEAALKSLNRSDIAGKRIKLEPSRPGGARRNLLLQLNQELDQDEARNFRYQVGSPVANSPPGNWMQFTSPVEQNSMQTISHSPGSRIMSPTTGSHLPGLASILQPQVSNTVKGATIGKDFGRSNHGEHIFTSMNSTQGTTFQSHSLPEPKFSQYRGSLSLFGPSTSKSNESSMETLSGAQFLWGSPTLYSERNKPLAWPRPAAVHPFTSNGKGHGFPYSSQSTSYVGASHHHNDHHVGSAPSGLPLERHFGFPESPETSIMNNVGYGGMGLGHTDGNYMVKTSGSVNAGITIPRNISENGSSNLRMRSSPRLSPVFLGSGPYAGLPPTIMDSLTDRSQSRWIENNESQVDSKKQFQLDLDKIKCGEDTRTTLMIKNIPNKYTSKMLLAAIDENHRGTYDFLYLPIDFKNKCNVGYAFINMLSPALIIPFYETFNGKKWEKFNSEKVASLAYARIQGKTALVSHFQNSSLMNEDKRCRPILFHSEGPETSDQIIQEHLPSNILECSGT; encoded by the exons ATGAAGCAGTCTTTTGATCCTTCATCTTTGG GTCCTTCAAAGATTGCATCCATAAATATACCTAGAGGAGTGGGGTGCAGTGCACGGGGGGTTTCATCTGGATCTGATTCATACCATGCGTCATCTGATGCTAGTCTCTTTTCCAGTTCATTACCTGTTCTTCCACACGAAAAGT TGAACATAAATGATACTGAAAATGGTTATCAATCTGTTGATGACATCTCATCTGGCTTTGAAAAGCTTCAAGACAAGGGTTCATTAGAAGGTGTCGGTGCTCATGCAGTGGGAACCACGCTTCCTGATGATGAAGAGGAGCTTTTGGCCGGCATAATGGATGATTTTGATCTAAGTGGTTTACCTGGTTCTCTTGAGGACTTGGAAGAGTATGATCTTTTTGGAGATATGGATCTAGATCCTGATCAGGATGGTTTCAGTGCGGGCATGTCCAAATTGAACTTCTCCGATAGTGTTGTTAGCAATGGTTTGCCTCATTATTCTTTTCCTAATGGTGTTGGAACTGTTGCTGGAGAACATCCATATGGAGAGCATCCTTCTCGAACGCTATTTGTCCGAAATATTAACAGCAACGTGGAGGATTCAGAGCTGAGAGCTCTTTTTGAG CAATATGGTGATATTAGAACCCTCTATACTGCATGTAAACATCGGGGTTTTGTAATGATATCCTATTATGACATCCGTGCTGCTCGAACAGCTATGCGTGCATTACAAAACAAACCTCTGCGTCGCAGGAAACTTGACATACATTTCTCAATACCAAAG GATAACCCATCAGACAAGGATATCAACCAAGGAACCTTGGTGGTTTTCAATTTGGATCCATCTGTTTCAAATGAAGACCTCCGTCAAATATTTGGGGCTTATGGAGAAGTCAAAGAG ATAAGGGAAACTCCTCACAAGAGGCATCATAAGTTCATTGAATATTATGATGTCAGAGCTGCAGAAGCAGCACTAAAATCATTAAATAGAAGTGACATAGCTGGTAAACGGATAAAGCTGGAGCCTAGTCGGCCTGGAGGAGCTCGTCGAAA TTTATTGCTCCAACTAAATCAAGAGCTTGATCAAGATGAAGCTCGGAACTTTCGGTATCAAGTGGGTTCACCTGTGGCCAACTCTCCACCAG GTAACTGGATGCAGTTCACTAGTCCTGTCGAGCAGAATTCTATGCAAACGATCAGTCATTCTCCTGGCTCTAGGATCATGAGCCCAACAACTGGTAGCCACTTGCCAGGGCTGGCTTCAATTTTGCAACCTCAGGTATCGAATACTGTGAAGGGTGCAACTATCGGCAAGGACTTTGGAAGGAGCAATCACGGAGAGCACATTTTTACCAGTATGAATTCAACGCAAGGAACTACTTTTCAGTCACATTCACTTCCAGAGCCAAAATTCAGCCAATATCGTGGATCTTTGTCCTTGTTTGGTCCATCAACATCAAAATCAAATGAATCTTCGATGGAAACCTTGTCTGGGGCACAGTTTTTATGGGGAAGTCCAACCCTTTACTCAGAGCGTAATAAGCCTTTAGCTTGGCCAAGACCAGCTGCGGTGCATCCATTTACATCAAATGGCAAGGGGCATGGCTTCCCATACTCAAGTCAAAGTACTTCCTACGTTGGGGCATCCCATCATCATAACGATCATCATGTTGGTTCTGCTCCATCAGGTTTGCCACTAGAGAGGCACTTTGGTTTTCCTGAGTCACCTGAAACTTCGATCATGAATAATGTTGGTTATGGAGGCATGGGTCTGGGGCACACTGATGGAAATTACATGGTTAAAACAAGTGGGTCTGTTAATGCTGGCATTACTATTCCGAGAAATATTTCTGAGAACGGTTCATCAAACCTTAGAATGAGATCTTCTCCTAGGCTTAGCCCCGTGTTTTTGGGCAGTGGTCCATATGCAGGACTACCACCTACTATCATGGATAGTTTGACCGACCGTTCTCAGAGCAGATGGATTGAGAACAATGAAAGCCAAGTTGATAGCAAGAAGCAATTCCAGCTTGATTTGGATAAGATTAAATGTGGTGAAGATACAAGGACTACATTAATGATAAAGAATATTCCAAATAA GTACACTTCAAAAATGTTATTAGCTGCCATTGATGAAAATCACAGGGGTACATATGATTTTCTCTATCTCCCAATTGACTTTAAG AATAAATGCAATGTGGGATATGCATTTATCAACATGTTGTCACCCGCTCTTATTATTCCATTCTATGAG ACATTCAATGGGAAGAAATGGGAGAAGTTTAATAGTGAAAAGGTTGCATCTTTGGCATATGCTCGAATACAAGGGAAGACTGCACTTGTGAGCCATTTCCAAAATTCAAGTTTGATGAATGAAGACAAGCGCTGCCGCCCAATTCTCTTCCACTCAGAGGGTCCCGAGACGAGTGATCAG ATCATACAAGAGCATCTTCCCTCCAACATTTTGGAATGTTCAGGCACTTAA